The window TTTTGCCAAAGGAGTGAAGTTGCTTCCCAATCTCTCTTCCATGAAATCCATAAACACCAAAGCCAAGTTCTGAAGAATTAAAACAAAGAGCATTATAAAAATTGTAATGACCGATATCTTCATACATTCCAAAAGAAACAACCACTACCgcaaaagggaaagaaaagtaaaattagtGGAGTAATTGTaggaataaaacatacaaatttataggTAAGTAGAATTGAAACTAAGTGATTAAGAGTATCACATAACAAAAGTCTATCAATAACTGTATAGCAAAACTGTATGtccgacaaaaaaaaaagttgcagttgagccggcttcttccctggtcctgacggcatcacgaaccatggagGTCACTGGAAATAGCGAGCCATTTGCGGTTCTATCAGCGCAGACCGAAcacctgcggacctgagagttcgTAGAGGTCCTCCTTCATCGTCGTTGCATTTCTTGATTACAGCCAAGAAGTTTCAGATAgttgtgttaatttaaatttaaattttaaatgagtatgcagtcctgcaaattatattcacctggacggtcgcaccgatgatctacggatatttatgtaagtaaacttACGTAATAtggtaatagtgaaacatgtatgcgaataatccatatttttattgcttttttctgttgttttgctcgattacgttttggttgttttgctaaatttttcttgagaacatttcttagtggtaagaccatagcggatctatttctagcataagggtgtccacatagtggtttccctctaatatgtatataaaacaattttactgaaccttcagttttttatatgctagaccactggtgtgaaatcgatgttaattaaattaatatctaatttctcaacctcattttaaatttaaatttaaattaatacgttctctaaccggcaaaggCCGCTGCAGTAAAGTATTATCTGCAGCATCAGtttttccggtaatttagcgcgccaaaacgaggACATTTGAAATAGCATCCACGAGTGTAATGGGTAGGACTGTTTTACAAGTCTGACTTTATGCAGACGTCCGAGTATGCacttctgcaaattatattcatctggacggtcgcaccgatgatctacggacatttatgtaagtaaactTACGTAATAtggtaatagtgaaacatgtatgcgaataatccatattcttattgctttttcttttgtcttgctcgactacgttttggttgttttgctaaatttttcttgagaacatttcttagtggtaagaccatagggatctatttctagcataagggtgtccacatagtggttccctctaatatgtatatatatatatatatatatatatatatatatattatatattatatatatatacacacacatatatatatatatattatatatatgagtgtgagacagatataggtagatagatagataacgagagcgagagagagagagagaaagagagagagagaaagagagcatggTCTATTTATACTAACATGCATATATTGAATGTAATAGATTTCTAATTtcgggacaaggccagcaatttagaggaGGATGGGAAATTCGAGTACATCGACCCGAGTACTCAACTAGTGCTCATTTgctcgaccccgaaaagatgaaagaccaaagtcgacttcagcgacatttgaaaacagaacgtaaagagtcggataaaatgccactaagcattgtgcgataacgattctgccaccgcTCGCTGCCTTCATTGAACgtaatatagaaaataaagaaaaaagaaaaaaaaaatgtttcacgtACACGGAACGCCTGTTTCGGAACCCCTCTCATTTTGTGGTCTTTGCCTGTTTTGAGCAGCAACTTCACTAGATAATCAGCATTATCAAGATTGTTGACAATGGCAGTCAAAGCTGTGAACACACTTTTTGCATGCAAAACAAAACTGcccatttctttcatttcagcCAATTGTTTGCCTTTGAACTTAGGGAAATAGTCTATGTATTGTGGGTATGTTGTGAACAACCTGCAacaataaattaatgaattattaGGTTTAGAACGGAGATGGTAAGAACAAAACTTTATAGAtatcataattaaataatataaacctTTAAAGTTAGTCGAGTTAACTTTCTTGTCCTAAATACTCTCAACCAAAGTTAAAGATTATTCAAGCACCGGAAAACTCGTACTTCTGTTCTGTACCAAACTGGACACTGAAAGAGACAATCCACCGATTGGGACGGGAAGAGAATTATGCAAATTTTAAATAACTTTCTAGGTCATTATTGTCGTTCAACTCCAACCCTGCTATAATGATATGTTTTTCTCTGATTTCATTGTAGTTTTATGTGTGATAAAAGCCACTTAGTTgagcaatgtttttctcagtacTTCTGCCGTGCGACTGTGGGTAAATCACTTGCAATTTATGGATTATGGGATCCCCTTGTATGACGAATATGAAAGGACATGCATAGCGAAATAGTTTCGCTTGCTTTCTTACCTCATATCTGCATAAACTCAAGACAATACAAAAACGAAcactctaaaataaaatatacgcaGGTCTGTAAACAACGTgtgtacacacgaacacacataagcATAGATGTAATCATAACACATTAAAAGTAAGA of the Octopus sinensis linkage group LG1, ASM634580v1, whole genome shotgun sequence genome contains:
- the LOC115213712 gene encoding globin, which translates into the protein MPAKDEEDVDPATGLMVKEKAAIVESWKYVLPNQKVESIAFFEKLFTTYPQYIDYFPKFKGKQLAEMKEMGSFVLHAKSVFTALTAIVNNLDNADYLVKLLLKTGKDHKMRGVPKQAFRNLALVFMDFMEERLGSNFTPLAKSSWEKALAVVVDVCHKGMTDE